Below is a window of Halomonas sp. Bachu 37 DNA.
TCGCGTCGGAGAGATCCGGCGAGTAGCCGCAGTCGCCAATGACGGTAATCTCGCCGCCCTGGATCACGCCTTGCTCGTCGATGCCCAGATGGTAGCGGTTATGGAAGGGGTGGCGCTTGCCGGTGGCGCGCATGTCCTCGCTGCGAGGCAGGCGCAGGCGCACGCTGCGGCCGGTGCGCCGGGCGATGATCGCGGCGATGCAGGCCCAGGGCGAGGCCTGGGTCTCCTTGCCGCCGAAGCCGCCGCCCATGCGCCGGACCTCGACGGTAACGGCGTGGAAGGGAATGTCGAGCACTTCGGCGACCAGCTTCTGGGTTTCGCTGGGGTGCTGGTTGGAGGTATGCACCACCACGCCTTCATCTTCGGTGGGATGCACCACGCAGGCCTGGCCTTCGAGATAGAAATGCTCCTGACCGCCGACGAACTGCTCGCCTTCGATCTGCAGGCTTGCCTGACCCAGCGCCAGTTTCCAGTTACCGCGCTCCTGCACATGGGTGGGGCGCACGAACTCCTCGCGTTCGGCGGCGGCTACCGGGTCAAGGCTCGCCGGCTGCTCGTCGATTTCCACCACCGCGCGCTGCACGGCCTGTCTCGCTGCCTTGTAGCTGCGTGCGGCGACGGCGAAAAGACACTGTCCGGCATAGCTGATCTCCTCGTCGACGAAGATCGGATCGCCGGGAAATACCGGGCCGATATCGGTATGGCCGGGGACTTCCTTGAAGGTGATGACATCGACCACATCGGGGTCGCGCTTGAGCGCTTCGAGGTCGAGTTTGGTCAGCCGACCGTGGGCCACCGGCGAGAGGCCGAGGGCGACATGCAGGCCATCGGCGGGAATCTTCAAATCGTCGATGTACGCCGCCTTGCCGGTGACGTGCTTGACCGCGCTTTCGTGGAAGCCGGAGCTGCCGGCGTGCTGGTTGCCATGAACGTCCACGGTATGGCGGGCCAGAGGCGAGGAGCCCTTGATGCGGTCGTGGAGTTCCTCCCGCGCACGGCTGCTGGTGCCATCCACTTTAGTGAGCGTACGCATGGAGCATGACCTCCTGATCGGGTGTGGAAAGGGTCAGGTAGAGGCGTTCGAGCAGGTTGGCCGCCGCCAGGTTGCGGTATTCGGCGCTTCCACGAACATCACTCATGGGCTGGAAATCTTCGCTCATGGCCCGCTTGGCGGCACTGAAAACGTCGGCGCTGACAGGTTGACCGTCAAGACAGCGTTCGGTTGCCATCGCCCGCTTGGGTATGGCCGCCATACCACCGAATGCCACGCGTACCGCGTGCAGCGCGCCATCCTCATGGCGATAGCGGAAGGCGCCGAGGACGGCGGAAATATCGTCCTCCCGGCGCTTGGAGAGCTTCCATACCTTGAGAGTTTCATTGGCGGCGAGACGCGGCACGAAGATGCTCGCGATGACCTCGTCTTCGCCCAAGGCGGTACGCTTGTAGTCGAGGAAGAATTCTTCCAGCTCGATAATGCGCGTGCCCTGCGACGAGGCGAGCTGCAGCTTGGCGCCCAGCGCCAGCAGCACCGGGGGGCAATCGCCGATCGGCGAGGCATTGGCGATATTGCCGCCGAGCGTGCCGCGGTTGCGAACCTGGGCGGAGCCGAGCCGATGCAGCAAGTGGGCGAAAGCCGGCAGGTGCTCCTCGAACAGTGGCTGCAGGCGGGAGTACGTCACCGCGGCGCCGATCCACCAGCCCGGGCGATCCTCGTGGGTTGTCTCTTCGATGCCCAGCAGCTCTTCGACGCGGGACACGTCGATCAGCTGGTCGAGTATCGTGAGCCGTTGGGTGCTTTCCAGCCACAGGTCGGTGGCGCCGGCGACCAGGCGCGCCTGGGGCCGATCCCGGCGCAGCTGAACGAGCTCATCGAGGCTGCGGGGCTGGAAGAAAGCGGAACTGGTATTCGTGGCAGGGCTGGCGAGACCTGCCGATGCTGCGTCTTTAGGCGCGACATCGAGCCAGGCGGGGCGCTCGGTTGCATACTCCGCCATACTCAGCGCGGCGTCGCGAATGGGGCGATAGCCGGTACAGCGGCAGAGGTTGCCGCCTAGGGCCGCTTCGAGGCGCTCCGGGGTCAGCGGCGCGGGTTGTCGTGAATGGCTTTCATGCAGGGTGAACAGCGACATCACGATACCCGGCGTGCAGAAACCGCACTGGCTGCCGTGGCAATCGACCATGGCGGCCTGGGCCGGGTGCAGCCGCTGGCCTTGTGCCAGGCCCTCCACGCTCACCAGCGAGCGCCCCTGAAGCTGATGGGCCGGGGTGATGCAGCCGTTGGCGCTGTGATAATGTACCTTCCCTTCCGGGGAGGTCGAGCCGATGGCGACGGTGCAGGCGCCGCAGTCGCCGGAAGCGCAACCCTCCTTGGTGCCGGTGTAACCCAGCTGGTCACGCAGCAATTCCAATACGCTGGTATCGGGGGAAACGTCGCATTGCCGGGCCTCCCCATTGAGTAAAAAGTCAATTGTCGCCATGCCGGACTCCCGCTGAATCTTGCTGACCGATTGGTCAAGTTGCTTGAGCTTGAGACAAAATGCCGCGGCTTGCAAGTGGTGAATGGATGTACTTTCGTGGAGTGTCTACAGCTTTTTTGCGCCGAAACAGGGCAATGCCGAGGGTGATGCGGTGTGCTGAACTTGGACTTTGTGTGGAGCCGTGAATGACAGTGTCGCCCCCAACATCGGAAACAGGCACGCGTGAGCGCACCGAGCAGGCTATTCTCGGCGCGGCGGAAAAGGTATTCGCCCGCCACGGGTATCGTGGTGCCAGCCTTCAGGCCATTGCCGACGCGGCCGGGCTGCCCAAGGCCAACGTGCTGTATTACATGGGCAGCAAGCAGGCGCTGTATGTGCGCCTGCTCAATCGCATGATGCAGCGCTGGAATGCGGTACTCGAGGACATCACGCCGGAAAGCGACCCGGCCGAGGTGCTGCGCCATTTTATTCGCACCAAGATGGTGCTGGGGCAGCGCTATCCCGAAGGATCAAAGTTGTTCGCGGCGGAAATTCTTGCCGGGGCACCGTTTCTCGCCGAGTACCTGAGCGGTGAGTTGCGCCAGTGGACCCAGGAGCGCGCCGCCATCATTCGCCAGTGGAGCGACCAGGGCAAGATGGACGCGGTCGATCCCTATTGGCTGATCTTTCTGATCTGGTCGGCCACCCAGCACTATACCGACTACAGCGCTCAGGTACTGGGGATCACCGGCCGTGACGCGCTTTCCACCGACGATCTGGAAGACATCACTCAGTTCCTGGTCACGGTGATCCTGAAAGGGTGCGGAGTCCATCCGCAATGAGCGATGCCTTGCCGATCGAGGCGCGTCTTGGCGCTATCCGGCAAGCGCTAGGCGAGCATAGCCGTGTTCTTCTCGTGGCCCAGCCCGGTGCCGGGAAAACCACCCGGGTGCCCTTGGCTCTGCTCGATGAGCCGTGGTGCGCGGGCGGCAAGTTGCTGCTGCTGGAACCACGGCGAGTGGCCGCGCGGCTGGCGGCGGGCTTCATGGCCGCATCGCTTGGCGAGGAAGTCGGCGAGACGGTGGGCTATCGCATGCGCGGTGAAAGCCGCGTGGGGCCGAACACGCGGTTGGAAGTGGTAACCCAGGGCGTCCTGACTCGCCTGTTGCAGGATGATCCGCTGCTCGATGGCGTGGCGGGCATCATCTTTGATGAATTCCACGAACGCAGCCTGGAAGCGGATCTCGGTCTGGCGCTAGCGCTGGATATTCAGCAGGGCCTGCGCGACGAGCTGCGCCTGCTGGTCATGTCGGCGACCCTCGATACCTCGGCGTTGCTGAACGTGCTGGGCGAGCGTACGCCGCTGATCGAGTGCGAAGGGCGGCAGTTTCCGGTGACCACGCACTATCGCCCCTTGTCTCGGAGCGGGACGAGAAACCCGTCAAGGCTCGCCGATAGCGCCATGCAGCAGGCCGAGGTAGTGGTGGAGGCCGTGGAAACGGGCGCCGGTGACGTGCTGGTGATTCTGCCGGGGGTGGCGGAGATCGAACGCCTGGCACAAGCGCTTGATGCACGCATGCCGGAGGTCTGTATCCAGCCTTTGCACGGTCGTTTGCCTCTGGCCCGGCAGCGCGAGGCATTGCGGCCGGCAGCGGGGCGGCGGGTGGTGTTGGCCACCGCCATCGCCGAATCGAGTGTCACGGTCGAGGGGGTCGGGGCCGTGGTCGATGCCGGCCTCGAGCGTGTTCCCGCCTTCCAGCCCCGTAACGGGCTCTCGCGGTTGGAGACCCGTCGGGTCAATCGCGCCAGTGCCGATCAGCGGCGGGGGCGGGCCGGTCGCCAGGGGCCGGGGCACTGCTTTCGCCTATGGCCGCAAGAGCAGCCGCTGGTGGCTCACGGCGAACCGGAAATACGGCAGGCGGACCTCTCTTCGCTGGTGTTCGAACTGGCGCGCTGGGGCGTCAATAGTGCCGATGCCCTGACCTGGATGACGCCTCCGCCGCAAGGCGCCTGGCAAGCCGGTCGCGCGCTGCTGATGCGCTTGGGTGTGCTGGATCGCCAGGGCCGGTTGACGACGCTGGGAAGCCGCTGCAGCCGCTGGCCGGTATCGCCACGGCTGGCCGTCATGCTCGAGCGCGCCTTTGATTTCGATGCTACACCGTTGGCGTGTCAGGTGGCGGCCCTGCTGGAAAGCCGCGAAGGGACCCGCGACAAGGATCTTGCCTCCGCGCTGCGCCAACGGATGAACGAGCCCCAGCGCCATTCTCAATGGCATGCCCAGGCCTGGCGGTTGGCGCGGATTGGAGGAGTCAAGCTGGAGGCTTGCGGCGAGAGGGCGCTGGGTGAGTTGCTGGCGCTGGCGTATCCCGATCGAGTCGCCCAATGCCTGGAACCGGGGCGTTTTCGCCTGGCCGCGGGTGGCCTGGCAACGTTACCTTTGGATCACGCCTTGGCTCACCAGGACATTATCGTGGCCGTCGAGCTGGATGGCGATCCGAGTCAGGCGCGCATTTTCCAGGCCGTTGCTCTGAATGAAGCCCGCTTGCGCAGTCTGTACCCCGAAACCCGACAGTGGCAGCCGAGACTGGCCTGGTCATCTTCTCAGGGGCGACTGGTGGGCGAGGAGGTACAGGCGCTGGAGGCGGTGGTACTGGCAAGCCGCCCTCTGCACACGTTGCCCCCGGAAGCCGTTACGGCGGCACTTATCGAGGCGCTGCGTCGGCGCGGTCATCTGACAATGGACAAGTCCGCGCGCCAACTGCTGGGGCGTGTCGCCCTGCTGCGCCAGACGCTGGGCGAAGACTGGCCAGATTGGTCGATGCCGACGCTGTTGGCGACGCTCGAGACCTGGCTGGCGCCGTATTTGCCCGGCATCACCTGGCTGAGCGAGGTGGATAACTTGCCGCTGGCAACCATCCTGCTGGACAGCCTGGAGTGGTCCCGGCGAAATGAGCTGGACACGTTGGCGCCATCGCGTTTGGCGGTACCCAGCGGCTCCGTAGTGGCGGTGGATTACCAGCCCTGCAACGAAGGCGGCGAGCCGGTGCTGGCGGTCAAACTGCAGGAAGTGTTCGGTTGGCGTTCAAGCCCGAGCGTTGTTCAGGGGAGAGTGCCGATCCTTCTGCATCTTCTCTCGCCGGCGCGCCGACCGCTTCAGGTCACAAGCGATCTGGAGAGCTTCTGGAACAGCGGCTATCCCCAGGTGCGCAAGGAGATGCGCGGTCGCTACCCCAAGCACCCGTGGCCGGAAGATCCGCTGACCGCCCAGGCGACGGCCAGGACCCGGCAGCGAAGCGGTTAGGCGTCGCGGGCGATGAAAAAGTCGCCTTCCGCCGGCATGTCGACCAGACTCAAGACTCGTGTTGCTGTGGCTATCCGCTGCAGCGAGTGACAAGAGCAACGGGAGCGCGCATGGCCGAGCGAACGACACTTATCCTGTCCGGGGGTAACGCCCTCGGTGCCTACCAAGCCGGAGCCTATGAGACGCTGCACGAACGTGGCATGCGTCCCGATGAAATATTCGCCGTCTCCACCGGCGCGATCAATGCCGCGTTGATCGCCGGCACCCCTGCCGAAAAGCGCGTGGACGCCTTGCGCGATTTCTGGGATTCCGCGGTGCAGGATGGTGTCTGGGGTTTCGGGGCTTCCTGTTGGCCCAAGCTATGGCACGTCAATCGGTCACGCGCTCTGCAATCGCTGCTCTTCGGCAGCCCCGCCTTCTACCGTCTGCGCCTACCGGGTGCTCTATCGGGGCTGCCGGGTGCGCCCCCGGATGCGGGGATCTACGATCTCGCTCCCCTGCGCGAGAGCCTGGAGCGCTCGATCGATTTCGACCGGCTGAACGACGGGCAGCTGAGAGTGGTGATCGTGGCCGTGGACGCCCACAGCGGCGAGGAGGTGCGCTTTGACTCCGCCGAAACGCCTATTGGCGTCGAGCATCTGCTGGCGAGCGGAGGCTTTCTTCCCTTCTTTCCGCCTACGCAGGTCGATGGGCGACTGCTGGTGGATGGCGGCATGGCGTCGAATCTGCCGCTGGAGGCGGCACTGGAAGAACCGACCCTGGAGAGCCGGTTATGTATCGCGCTGGATCTTTTCAGCCGTCGCGGCGCCGCCCTGAAAACCGTCGGGCAGGCGGTGGATCGCCAGCTGGAGCTGCTGCTTTCGGCCCAGACCTGGCGAGCACTGCAGAATCTTGAGCGAACCCACGAGCTGCGCCGACAGTTACGTCAGCTTGGCGAACGCATTCCCGAAGCCCTACGCGATGACCCCACCTTGGCCCCTGCCCTGAAGGAGGGTGCCAGAGCCGACGGCGCGACCACGCTGCTACTGCTCAGCCATGGCCGCGTGGAGCACGATACCGAGATGCGAGCTTTCGATTTTTCGCGCCGCTCCT
It encodes the following:
- the xdhA gene encoding xanthine dehydrogenase small subunit, encoding MATIDFLLNGEARQCDVSPDTSVLELLRDQLGYTGTKEGCASGDCGACTVAIGSTSPEGKVHYHSANGCITPAHQLQGRSLVSVEGLAQGQRLHPAQAAMVDCHGSQCGFCTPGIVMSLFTLHESHSRQPAPLTPERLEAALGGNLCRCTGYRPIRDAALSMAEYATERPAWLDVAPKDAASAGLASPATNTSSAFFQPRSLDELVQLRRDRPQARLVAGATDLWLESTQRLTILDQLIDVSRVEELLGIEETTHEDRPGWWIGAAVTYSRLQPLFEEHLPAFAHLLHRLGSAQVRNRGTLGGNIANASPIGDCPPVLLALGAKLQLASSQGTRIIELEEFFLDYKRTALGEDEVIASIFVPRLAANETLKVWKLSKRREDDISAVLGAFRYRHEDGALHAVRVAFGGMAAIPKRAMATERCLDGQPVSADVFSAAKRAMSEDFQPMSDVRGSAEYRNLAAANLLERLYLTLSTPDQEVMLHAYAH
- a CDS encoding TetR/AcrR family transcriptional regulator, which encodes MTVSPPTSETGTRERTEQAILGAAEKVFARHGYRGASLQAIADAAGLPKANVLYYMGSKQALYVRLLNRMMQRWNAVLEDITPESDPAEVLRHFIRTKMVLGQRYPEGSKLFAAEILAGAPFLAEYLSGELRQWTQERAAIIRQWSDQGKMDAVDPYWLIFLIWSATQHYTDYSAQVLGITGRDALSTDDLEDITQFLVTVILKGCGVHPQ
- the hrpB gene encoding ATP-dependent helicase HrpB gives rise to the protein MSDALPIEARLGAIRQALGEHSRVLLVAQPGAGKTTRVPLALLDEPWCAGGKLLLLEPRRVAARLAAGFMAASLGEEVGETVGYRMRGESRVGPNTRLEVVTQGVLTRLLQDDPLLDGVAGIIFDEFHERSLEADLGLALALDIQQGLRDELRLLVMSATLDTSALLNVLGERTPLIECEGRQFPVTTHYRPLSRSGTRNPSRLADSAMQQAEVVVEAVETGAGDVLVILPGVAEIERLAQALDARMPEVCIQPLHGRLPLARQREALRPAAGRRVVLATAIAESSVTVEGVGAVVDAGLERVPAFQPRNGLSRLETRRVNRASADQRRGRAGRQGPGHCFRLWPQEQPLVAHGEPEIRQADLSSLVFELARWGVNSADALTWMTPPPQGAWQAGRALLMRLGVLDRQGRLTTLGSRCSRWPVSPRLAVMLERAFDFDATPLACQVAALLESREGTRDKDLASALRQRMNEPQRHSQWHAQAWRLARIGGVKLEACGERALGELLALAYPDRVAQCLEPGRFRLAAGGLATLPLDHALAHQDIIVAVELDGDPSQARIFQAVALNEARLRSLYPETRQWQPRLAWSSSQGRLVGEEVQALEAVVLASRPLHTLPPEAVTAALIEALRRRGHLTMDKSARQLLGRVALLRQTLGEDWPDWSMPTLLATLETWLAPYLPGITWLSEVDNLPLATILLDSLEWSRRNELDTLAPSRLAVPSGSVVAVDYQPCNEGGEPVLAVKLQEVFGWRSSPSVVQGRVPILLHLLSPARRPLQVTSDLESFWNSGYPQVRKEMRGRYPKHPWPEDPLTAQATARTRQRSG
- a CDS encoding patatin-like phospholipase family protein → MAERTTLILSGGNALGAYQAGAYETLHERGMRPDEIFAVSTGAINAALIAGTPAEKRVDALRDFWDSAVQDGVWGFGASCWPKLWHVNRSRALQSLLFGSPAFYRLRLPGALSGLPGAPPDAGIYDLAPLRESLERSIDFDRLNDGQLRVVIVAVDAHSGEEVRFDSAETPIGVEHLLASGGFLPFFPPTQVDGRLLVDGGMASNLPLEAALEEPTLESRLCIALDLFSRRGAALKTVGQAVDRQLELLLSAQTWRALQNLERTHELRRQLRQLGERIPEALRDDPTLAPALKEGARADGATTLLLLSHGRVEHDTEMRAFDFSRRSLSERWETGRADMAQTLDMLGSRRAGRGEFAVHAYNGRGADADETTV